The nucleotide sequence AAATGCAGTAAATAATGATATGCAATACGAAGAGACTTATTTCAGTGGATCCCAGTCATTGTTATTTTCAGGTGCATTTTCTCCTGCCAGAATACGTTTGTGGATGAGACCGTTCGTGGTTAATACTCTTCGCTTCCTGACAAAATTTCTCAATGTCTGTTCCGTGTTTGTTCTGCTAATATTCCAATACCAGAGTCCTTAAAAATCACTTTCATGCCAAAAGGAATTACCACTTGAGCTGTTAACTTGATTACTCTCTAATATTAGTATAACTCTTAAGTCTGAATACGAAGTAACTACAATTCCAGGCACCTCGTTACTACCAGGAACATATCATCCTCTGATGTCAacaaaagaaagaaaggaatatATCATCCTCCATCGACAGCTCCAATTCAGACCAAACCTCTCGGGACAAACTATTCACAACACGCGCTACACAAATCTCAGCGCTGGTTTTCCAACGCGATGGAATGGAATCATTTAAGGAACTGCCTACGGAGGCGATCTGCATCTGCCATCGGCAGCTAAGCAGCCGTGGGCTGCTGAGCTGCTTGCTCTGGCTCTGGCTCTGGCTGGGCTGCGCCCGAAGTGAAGGCCCTTGGAAGAACCCACGGCCACCCTCCCCCTACCCTCGTCACccgctccacctcggccaccctcagcttcatcatctgcttttctctctcgagctcctccatcttctcctttatttccTGCCATTTTTATAAACATGAAAAAAGAGTCGATCATCTCCGCACAACTGTTGACAAGattgtatgtagggcatgttccaaATAAACTGTCAGCGATTTGTTTTGTCTCTTGATATGTAGGATAAAAATAGCTGTTCATAACCGAGAGAAATCTGAATTCTTGACAGTAGAGTCCACAACACAGATTACTGGCACTTTCTGTCGTGTACTTGATCGTGATATATCCTAGAAATCTCATGTTTTCCATTATAAatatggaagtgtttttttttcaaaaaggaggctatcccccggcctctgcatcaataaATATGGAAGCGTGAAAACTGTCATCTTTTTTCCCGAAAAGAGGactaccccagcctctgcatcacgCGATGCAAACAACCAAATTTTATTCcccccgtttctaaatataagcctttttagagatttcaatacggactacatacgaatgtatagacgtatgttagagtgtagattcactcattttgcttcgtatgtagtccgtattagaatctctaaaaagtcttatatttaggaatggagggaataAAAGTGAAAAGCATTTGAGTCAACGAGTACCAGACAGTGgtgcaaataaaaacaaaacacgACCACAACCGATCGGACAATGAACCAATCATCTTACCTCCAGTGCCTTCTTACGGGCCTCTTCTTTTCTGGCTTCTGACTTGCCACTTCTATGAACCTCAAAGATTATTGCACCACAAGCAACCTGAGAAATTACGTGGGAGTCCATGTCAGTTGTAATCATCTGCCATCATACAATCATCAAGTATTTCTAGGGGTCTGAAGATCTAGGACAGTTAGTGATAACAGAAACCAGATTCTTGGACTTGTTGGGTTTTTAGTTCTTCCATATGCATTACAGAAAATTGTTAATAACTCAACAGTCCATTTCGGTCCAGAGTACTTACCGAGAAAATGAACAGTTCACCAAGAAGATCTGTAGCAGCTTGAATAGCTTTCTCTTCATTCAGGGGCCGGATGTGAATGTCAGTCGCACGTCCAATAAGCCGCCTCTGCATGTTTGTTGCTAAACGATGGTTTGCCTGAACATAGTGGGGCATACATCTTGTCAATACAGTAATCACACTCACACaatgtattatatatatatatatatatatatatatatatatatatatatatatatatatatatatatatattgtttacTGTACTCTATGCAAGAGAAACAGAGTGCATCCAAATTTATAATTCTTTGAACAGATCAATAAACTGCAAACCGAAGAGGACATGGCAAAATTGTTATTCAGTTCTTGTATGAGTAAATCTCAACCGAGAAATTCTTTGAAGCGTTCCACAAGAATtgaacatcatcatcaacaatACTTCACATGACGACACATACACTCTATCCACATCAATAGCATATAGGAGTACTACATAGGTCCTTTCACTGTCAGCAAGAAGTAACGTGACATTTTGATGGTGATCATTGACGTATGTTGTTCACAGAGGGTTCCATGATCATTCTAAACTGATCTGTAAGACTGTAAGGAATCACTGTAAATTGTCATCGCTTAGATATTCCTTTTGTGTAACATCAGCATTCAGAATCTCAAAGAACTACCATGTGTCCACATTAAAGAACAGGGTACCTAAATCGCCAATTATCCCACACGCCCAAGCATGAAATCGATTCGATTCTGCGACATATCAGACCAATGCTGTCACCAACTCAGAATTAGCCAGTAAAAACAGAGGCAGGTCCTCACGCCTTTTCTAATAAGCATTTTGTCATGCACTTCCCCCGCTTGAGATCGTCAAGAGAGATACAGAGCAAAGAAACACGGAAGGAAGATCCGCTCCGGTCCTCCAGACCGTACTGGacagaagcgatcaagaagtgcaGGCGCCCCCCCAACTTGCAGACACCAGGATCAGAGGCACGGGCGAGGTAATATGGGGGATGAACTGACGGAACGTCACCTGCGCGACGTCGATGATGAACCCGCGGAACCTGGGGTGGATGCCGGCGTTGCGCTTGAGTTTATTGGCGACGGGCTTGCTCAGCGTCCGGAACGCGAGCAAGCCGAGCTTCATCAGTGGCAGCACCATCGTCGCGCTCCGCGGTCCTCCGCCGGTGCTCGcgaaggggagagagggaggcggcgtGGGTGTGGGGGCGCAGGCGGCGTGGCGGAGTTTGTTGCTGGTTTGGTTTGGCTCTACTTTTCTtggagaggaaggagaggggacTCTTGAGGAAGGACGGGCAGTTGTGGGCTTATTGACCAAGTTGGTCGCTAGTTTACCCGTGTCCGTGAACAATTCAATAAGCTTATTGCCCAAGTTTGGCTCTGCTTCCATAGAGCGTACGGAGCAGAATCCCAGTATACTATTATAACGACACTCACGTACATATGCGTCCTCTTTGGTCGTATCATTGGAGGCTCGATCTTCACTTCTCCTCTTTGGTCGTATCATTGGAGGCTTGATCTTCACTTCAGGATAAACATATAATTTATTCATCTTTTAAGATAGCACAAAATAAATCCACATAAACGGCCCGATCGCCATAGTAACGGCCATTATGACGGTCTTGGACGGAAAGGCTGGATCCGGCTTGCCTGTtccctccccatgctcccatccgtgctcccacttcatcctacggctgttttttttcttctttttctttctaatctaatcatcttccTCTCTGATTTTAAGGGGtagggccgggccttattttgttccaatcaaattatGCCACGTATGCGAGAGCACGGATGGGCGCACGctgggggagcaggcaagtctcgtccggaAAGGCCGCCATTGATCGCTATAGTTTTGGAGGGGCTCCAAATCGGGCCCACGAGCCATCATATTTGGTGGTAGGGCGAGGATGTTTGGAGCTCACCCTGTCCCAAAACGGTTTGACGTGATATTTTCCCCTTCAGCTGCTCTTCCCGCTCATGCCGCAGCCTACCTTCCTTGTCGTAGGGTCGCCTTTGACCGCTTCCTGCCGTCCCCAGTCTTTGCCGACGATGCCATGGGCGTTGCCTCGACCCTCGCGTCCAACTTCCATCATTTTGGAGTTAGATCCCACGACTTCGACGGTGGTTACGCCTCCGACGGTCGGCCGCCCCGCCTAGGGCGGCACCTCGCCCTCACTACCGGTCACAGAGGTGGCAAATCCTATGTCACCGTGTGCATGCGGCGGCCTCCCCCTGCCGGTACCAAAGGGATCGAAGAAGAAGACGAGGAAGGGTCGAGTCGTTGCCCTTCCTCGCTTTGTTCCGCAGCGGGAAAAAACTAGGGCACCTCCCCACTCCTATGCCAAACCAGAAACGATGATGAGGTAAAAAAAGACATCCTTtgccttatactccctccgtccggaaatacttgtcatcaaaatgaataaaaggagatgtatctagatgtattttagttgtagatacatccatttttgtccattttgatgacaagtattttcggacggaggaagtacgtTCTTTTGTTTGATTGAATGCAAGGTGACCGTGGAAAAGTATTGGCAAATGTGCAATATTTGTAATTTAGAGATGATTATGTGATTTTGGGAGATCAACGGTCAATAAAGAAGCATTCCTCGAGAGTGATTGGTGATTCTGACGGGACAAATGATTTCAAACTTGAGGGCGCATCATTGTCGCATTTTGAGCAAATGGATGTGTCCAGACAAGATACCGAATTTGATCAATTCGAATCTTCTGGCTCATCGAAGAAGAAAGAAAATCAGGAAGCAAACTTCACCTCAAATGAGGATATTGTGCTTGCCAGGGGATTGGAAAATATCTCTCTCAATGCAGTCACCGGAAAAGATCAAATGAGCACAAAGTATTGCAAGCACATCGAGGAGCATTCCAAATGTCATCTTGGGTGGAGAATAAAGTGTAGCCTCAAATCTCTCAAAAACCGATGGGGTATGATTCAAgagatgtgcccccccccccccaagatgaCATTTGGAATTCAAGAGATGTGCCGGGTCAGGTTACTTGGACCAAGTGAAGCATGTTCCTCCTAGCGGTGTCACCATTGACCAATATGTAAGAAAATTTATTGTTTTCTTAAGCCACATTTGCATTACTTTGAGCATTCTTATCAATTTTAGCATTTGTTTGTTATAGGAAACCATAGCACAAGAAAGGTATTGACAAATGAGAAAGTAAAAGGGAAAATCATTTGGCCTCCTACATTGTTGGGTTTTTTGGAAGGCCGCGAGAAGTGGAAGTCGAGGTATGACGGCAGCAATCCAAAATCTGAGAAGTGCAACAATACTTCTCCGGAAATGGACAAtggtgaagatgatggtga is from Triticum aestivum cultivar Chinese Spring chromosome 3A, IWGSC CS RefSeq v2.1, whole genome shotgun sequence and encodes:
- the LOC123062081 gene encoding OPA3-like protein — encoded protein: MVLPLMKLGLLAFRTLSKPVANKLKRNAGIHPRFRGFIIDVAQANHRLATNMQRRLIGRATDIHIRPLNEEKAIQAATDLLGELFIFSVACGAIIFEVHRSGKSEARKEEARKKALEEIKEKMEELEREKQMMKLRVAEVERVTRVGGGWPWVLPRAFTSGAAQPEPEPEQAAQQPTAA